The following are encoded together in the Ranitomeya imitator isolate aRanImi1 chromosome 4, aRanImi1.pri, whole genome shotgun sequence genome:
- the PGLYRP2 gene encoding N-acetylmuramoyl-L-alanine amidase isoform X1, with the protein MAQGDAMMDILHLLFFSVLPMCFSSDPPNGHVMSMDTFLGFIKELETTMAESSPQDLAQLLISPSSSSSLLNANQASLAHAFLTHTVMALKDDVWQESGVVLAPDGSTVAIRPLLGAMLWGWKVECKFENLQGEDHQEPSSKPGDQSRHPTSLAMSLALSFANSEMSLETPQDFLNGCWDSISTPQTFQLQVAPSKHDLTLAHINGALDGNLLRKILINETQKMSSLLQSYYYGRPAKSAFRRQDFQDLITQGQLADEILRGMICYKEHAENQNLHPMADKQFSAIASEAAKQFAQQFLECPAVIPRCMWEAKPYIGTPTLLKPPLAHVYIHHTYEPSQPCRSFQECTADMRSMQRFHQVDRGWDDIGYSFVVGSDGYLYEGRGWHWVGAHTKGHNSIGYGISFIGDFTTLVPDTRILQLLKDGFLKYAVRSGYILPNYTIQGHRQVVNTTCPGDALFQEITSWEHFIKESTESKE; encoded by the exons atggcacagg GTGATGCAATGATGGACATCTTGCATCTTCTCTTTTTCTCCGTACTTCCTATGTGTTTTTCATCAGATCCTCCAAATG GTCATGTCATGAGTATGGACACTTTTCTTGGTTTTATAAAGGAGCTGGAGACCACAATGGCAGAATCTTCACCCCAGGATCTGGCTCAGCTCCTGATTTCACCATCCAGTTCCTCCAGCCTTCTTAATGCTAATCAAGCGTCCCTAGCTCATGCTTTCTTGACTCATACGGTCATGGCATTAAAAGATGACGTCTGGCAGGAAAGTGGAGTTGTCCTGGCCCCTGATGGAAGCACAGTGGCCATAAGACCCCTTCTTGGTGCCATGCTCTGGGGGTGGAAAGTTGAGTGTAAATTCGAGAATCTACAGGGAGAAGATCATCAAGAGCCAAGCTCAAAACCAGGCGACCAAAGTAGACATCCTACATCCCTAGCCATGTCTTTAGCATTGAGTTTTGCTAATTCTGAAATGTCCCTGGAAACCCCGCAAGATTTTCTCAATGGATGCTGGGATTCCATCTCCACACCCCAAACCTTCCAGCTACAAGTGGCCCCTTCCAAACATGACCTGACATTGGCACATATCAATGGTGCCTTGGATGGCAACCTGCTGAGAAAGATCCTGATCAACGAGACCCAGAAGATGAGCTCCTTACTTCAGTCATACTACTACGGGCGGCCCGCAAAGAGTGCGTTCCGGAGACAGGACTTCCAGGATCTGATAACCCAGGGACAGCTAGCCGATGAAATACTTAGGGGAATGATCTGCTATAAGGAGCATGCCGAAAACCAAAACTTACATCCTATGGCAGACAAGCAGTTCAGCGCCATTGCTTCTGAAGCGGCTAAACAGTTCGCACAGCAGTTCCTAG aatgtcCTGCTGTAATACCTCGCTGCATGTGGGAGGCCAAACCATACATAGGCACCCCAACTTTACTAAAGCCCCCTTTGGCTCATGTCTATATCCATCATACCTATGAGCCCTCTCAGCCTTGTCGCTCCTTCCAGGAATGTACAGCGGACATGCGCAGCATGCAGAGATTTCACCAGGTGGATCGAGGCTGGGATGACATTGGCTATAG CTTTGTGGTAGGTTCTGATGGATACCTGTATGAAGGACGTGGCTGGCACTGGGTTGGGGCTCACACCAAGGGCCACAACTCTATTGGTTATGGCATAAGCTTCATTGGAGATTTCACAACATTGGTCCCTGATACTCGAATACTACAACTGCTTAAAGATGGCTTTTTGAAGTATGCCGTGAGATCCGGTTACATCTTGCCCAACTATACCATTCAAGGTCATCGTCAGGTTGTTAACACCACGTGTCCAGGAGATGCCTTGTTCCAAGAGATTACAAGCTGGGAGCACTTTATCAAG GAATCTACAGAATCTAAAGAATAA
- the PGLYRP2 gene encoding N-acetylmuramoyl-L-alanine amidase isoform X2 produces the protein MMDILHLLFFSVLPMCFSSDPPNGHVMSMDTFLGFIKELETTMAESSPQDLAQLLISPSSSSSLLNANQASLAHAFLTHTVMALKDDVWQESGVVLAPDGSTVAIRPLLGAMLWGWKVECKFENLQGEDHQEPSSKPGDQSRHPTSLAMSLALSFANSEMSLETPQDFLNGCWDSISTPQTFQLQVAPSKHDLTLAHINGALDGNLLRKILINETQKMSSLLQSYYYGRPAKSAFRRQDFQDLITQGQLADEILRGMICYKEHAENQNLHPMADKQFSAIASEAAKQFAQQFLECPAVIPRCMWEAKPYIGTPTLLKPPLAHVYIHHTYEPSQPCRSFQECTADMRSMQRFHQVDRGWDDIGYSFVVGSDGYLYEGRGWHWVGAHTKGHNSIGYGISFIGDFTTLVPDTRILQLLKDGFLKYAVRSGYILPNYTIQGHRQVVNTTCPGDALFQEITSWEHFIKESTESKE, from the exons ATGATGGACATCTTGCATCTTCTCTTTTTCTCCGTACTTCCTATGTGTTTTTCATCAGATCCTCCAAATG GTCATGTCATGAGTATGGACACTTTTCTTGGTTTTATAAAGGAGCTGGAGACCACAATGGCAGAATCTTCACCCCAGGATCTGGCTCAGCTCCTGATTTCACCATCCAGTTCCTCCAGCCTTCTTAATGCTAATCAAGCGTCCCTAGCTCATGCTTTCTTGACTCATACGGTCATGGCATTAAAAGATGACGTCTGGCAGGAAAGTGGAGTTGTCCTGGCCCCTGATGGAAGCACAGTGGCCATAAGACCCCTTCTTGGTGCCATGCTCTGGGGGTGGAAAGTTGAGTGTAAATTCGAGAATCTACAGGGAGAAGATCATCAAGAGCCAAGCTCAAAACCAGGCGACCAAAGTAGACATCCTACATCCCTAGCCATGTCTTTAGCATTGAGTTTTGCTAATTCTGAAATGTCCCTGGAAACCCCGCAAGATTTTCTCAATGGATGCTGGGATTCCATCTCCACACCCCAAACCTTCCAGCTACAAGTGGCCCCTTCCAAACATGACCTGACATTGGCACATATCAATGGTGCCTTGGATGGCAACCTGCTGAGAAAGATCCTGATCAACGAGACCCAGAAGATGAGCTCCTTACTTCAGTCATACTACTACGGGCGGCCCGCAAAGAGTGCGTTCCGGAGACAGGACTTCCAGGATCTGATAACCCAGGGACAGCTAGCCGATGAAATACTTAGGGGAATGATCTGCTATAAGGAGCATGCCGAAAACCAAAACTTACATCCTATGGCAGACAAGCAGTTCAGCGCCATTGCTTCTGAAGCGGCTAAACAGTTCGCACAGCAGTTCCTAG aatgtcCTGCTGTAATACCTCGCTGCATGTGGGAGGCCAAACCATACATAGGCACCCCAACTTTACTAAAGCCCCCTTTGGCTCATGTCTATATCCATCATACCTATGAGCCCTCTCAGCCTTGTCGCTCCTTCCAGGAATGTACAGCGGACATGCGCAGCATGCAGAGATTTCACCAGGTGGATCGAGGCTGGGATGACATTGGCTATAG CTTTGTGGTAGGTTCTGATGGATACCTGTATGAAGGACGTGGCTGGCACTGGGTTGGGGCTCACACCAAGGGCCACAACTCTATTGGTTATGGCATAAGCTTCATTGGAGATTTCACAACATTGGTCCCTGATACTCGAATACTACAACTGCTTAAAGATGGCTTTTTGAAGTATGCCGTGAGATCCGGTTACATCTTGCCCAACTATACCATTCAAGGTCATCGTCAGGTTGTTAACACCACGTGTCCAGGAGATGCCTTGTTCCAAGAGATTACAAGCTGGGAGCACTTTATCAAG GAATCTACAGAATCTAAAGAATAA